CGGGCCCGGGCCGTGGTCGGCGAGGTCTCTCGGCGGCAGCGGTAGCGGTAGCGGCAGCGCTGGGCCGGGGGCCTGAAGCGTCCGGCTCGCCATAGGCCTCCTGCCTTTCCGTCTGCGCTCACAGGTTTTGGTCCGACAATGCTTCGTCCGGGCGGAAGGTGACCGACCTTCCCGTGAACCGGGCGTCGAGGCCGGTGGCGGTGGTGGTCACGGAGCGCAGGCTCAGGCCGTCGGGGAGGTTCCGCAGCTGGATCGGCTGTTCGAAGACCTTGTCGAGTACCGCTTCCCCGACGGCGGGCAGTGCGCCGCCCTCGACCCGGAAGTCGTCGAACGCGATCCGGTTGCCGGACGCCGCCGAGACGGTCGTTGTCACTGTGATCTTTCCTCCGCCGAGAGGCAGCAGGATGTCCGCGCTGATCCGGCCCGGCCCCTTGCCCTGGGACACCTCCAGACCCAGGGCGTCCGACACGTCCGGGTAGGACAGCCGGGCGGTCGCCGCCGCCGAGCGGGCCCGCGCCTCGCTGCCGTCGTCGGACCTGGTCAGCCCGTCCAGTCGTAGGTCGAGTTCGGACAGTGGCAGCGGGCGGGCCGACCCGTCGGCGGGGATGTCGTGGGCGGTGATGTCCACTCTCCGCAGGGTGCCGGAGGCCACCTGCGTCAGGACGGGGAACCCGCGCACGTGGACCTCGGGCCGCGCCGGGGTGTCCATGCCCTCCTGGAACGCCTTCGCCGTTCGTGACTCCACCCGTGCCGTCACGAGCCGGTCGACCGTGGTGGGGACCAGGATCAGCGTGAGCAGGGCGGCGAGGGCGATGGTGGTGGCGGCCGGTCGCCGTCGGCGTCGGGTGCGGGGTGCTTCGGTCGTGTCGTAGGACGCGCCGGCCTCGTACGTGGGCCGGTACATCAACTCTCCTTCGTGGGAGGCGGCTTCGTCTGCCGGGTGGTGTGCGGGCGGCGGACGGTCGGGGCCGCGGTGTCGCCTTCGACGTCCGCGGCGATCAGGACGGGGAGGCGGCGGCACGGGTGCCGTCGTCGGCCCGGCCTTCGGTGTCGACGGTGGCAAGGGGGCCGATACGGGACGGCCATGTCCCGGGCGGTGGTGAGGAGTTCACCGAGCCGGGCGGCGACGAGGTGCCGGCGGGTGAGCCCGGTGACTGAGTCCGATCAGCGAGTCCGATGAGGGTGCGAAAGCGGTCGTCCACCGCGCACAAGGTGAGGACGGAGCGTGTCAGGGCACTCGTGGCGTCGGCGATCTCGGCGATCTCGGCGATCTCGGCGAGGCCGGGCGTCGGAGCCACGCCTCGGTTGGTTCCCGCGGGGGCGGTCGGCCGGTCACTTCGCCTCCTCTGGGCTCGGAGCAGCGGGGTCATCGAAATATTTGCACACCAGTGGGCAATAAACTAGCCTGCACATCAACGGGCAATTAACTCGTCGCCTTAGGAGCCCCCCATGCCCTTCCCCGTCAACACACCCGTCGAGAAGATGACCGGGCCGTACGCCAAGCGCTGGTCCGCGCTGATCGTGCTCTGCCTGAGCCTGTTGATCGTGGTCATGGCGAACACCTCACTGATCGTGGCCGCACCGGACATGACCACGGACCTGGGCCTGAGCAGCAGTGACCTCCAGTGGGTCATCGACGGCTACACGGTCCCGTACGCGGCGCTGATGCTCGTGCTGGGGTCGATCGGCGACAAGTACAGCCGCCGTGGCGCGCTCGTCACCGGGCTGCTGGTCTTCGCGGGCGGTTCGGTGATGGGCAGCCTGGTGGATCAGACCGCGCTGGTCATCACGGCCCGCGCGATCATGGGTGTCGGTGCCGCGGTCGTCATGCCGGCCACGCTGTCGCTGCTGGTCGCGATCTTCCCGCGGCGTGAGCGGGCCAAGGCCATCACGGCCTGGACGGCCACCTCGGGGCTGGCCATCGCCGTCGGTCCGCTGGTCGCCGGCTGGCTGCTCCAGGACCATGCGTGGGGCTCGACCTTCCTGATCAACGTCCCCATCGCGGTCGTCGCCGTCGTCGGCGCGCTCGCGCTGATCCCGCCGTCCAAGGCGGCGGGCATGGGCCGGATCGACTACGTCGGCGGTCTGCTGTCGATCGTCTCCGTCGGCTCGCTGGTGTACGCGACCATCGAGGGCCCGCACTTCGGCTGGGGTGCCGGCCCGATCGCCGCGGCCGTGGTCGCCGGGGTCGGCATGGTGGGGTTCGTGGCCTGGGAGCTGCGGCATCCGCATCCGATGCTGGACGTCCGCAAGTTCCGGCTGCGGCCTTTCAGCGGTTCGATGCTGGCGGTGCTGTTCTTCTTCTTCGGCACCTTCGGCGCGATCTACTACTCCACCCAGTTCCTCCAGTTCGTGCTGAACTACGACGCGCTGGAGACCGGTGTACGACTGCTGCCGCTGGCCGGTGCGGTCTTCGTCGGCGCCGCGGTGACCGGGCGGCTGACCCCGAAGCTGGGCGTGCGGGCGATGGTCGTGTCCGGCATGGTGATCGGCACCGTGGGCGTCTTCCTGCTCACCCGGGTCGACACGGGCTCGACGTACACGGACTTCCTCGCCCCGATGATGATGCTGGGCTTCGCGATCGGCCTGAGCGTGTCCCCGGCCACCGACACGATCATGGGGTCGTTCCCGGAGAGTGAGCTGGGTGTCGGCGGCGGCGCCAACGACACCGCGCTGGAGCTGGGCGGATCGCTCGGCATCGCGATCCTCGGCTCGCTCCTCGGCACCGCGTACCGCGACGAGCTGACCGACCTGGTCGGCGGCAACCTTCCCGCCGCCGCCCTGGAGACCGCCAAGGACTCGGTGGGCGGTGGCCTGGCGGTCGCCGAGCAGGTCGCGAAGGACCCCGCCGGTGGGGCGCAGCAGGCGCAGGCCCTGGTCGAGGCGGTGCACGAGGCCTTCGCGCACGGTGTCGCCCAGACCAGCCTGGTCGGCGGGATCATCATGGCCGCCGGCACGCTGATCGTCTTCGCGGTCCTGCCCGGCCGCAAGGCCTCAGCGGACACGGAGCGGTCGCAGCGGTCGGAGGGATCGGAGGGGTCGGGGGAGGTCGCGGCCGCGGAGGAGTACTCCGACGCCTCCCGGTAGACGGTCCGCCCGGCTGCCCGCTCGTCCCGCCCTGCCGCAGGGTTCCTCGGAACTCCGCCGGTGGGGCGATCGGCGTCCGGACTTCAGTCGGAGACGGTGGCGTGTTCCCGCCCCGGCTCCGGCTGCGGTTCCGTCGCCGTGGCCGCCTTCGGAATCAGGCCGCTCATCGCGGCGCACTGTTCGGGCCCCATGACATGGGCCAACGCCCCCGTCACCGTCTCGGCCAGGGCGCCGGACGCCTCCCGGAGCAGGTCCCGGGCCTTGTCGGTGAGGGCCACCTCTATGCCGCGCTTGTCCTCGCACACCGACCTGCGGGTGACGAGACCGGCGTGCTGAAGGCAGGCGATCTGGTACGTCAGCCGGGTCTTGGGCCGCCCCAGCAGCTCCGCGACGCGGGTCATGCGGAGGCCGCCCTGGGGCTGCTCCGCCAGCAGGCACAGGACCAGGAACTCGTCGTGCGAGACGTCGAGCCGCTCCTTGACCACCGAACGCAGCCGCTGCTCCACCGCGCCGGTCGCGGCCAGCAGCAACATCCAGCCACGCAGTTCGGGTGGCAGCAGACCGGCCCCGGCGCCCTGCACTGACGGGCATGCGGGCAGGTCGACGGGGTGTTCAGGGGAATCTGCCATGCTTCGAGTGTATCTCTAGTCCAAATTTGCATGACCCCGTTGTTCAGATTTGGATAACCGGCTAGCGTGGCCCTGACCCTTATCCAGATGTGGAACACCAAGGAGAACTGCCATGACCGTCGCCGTGGAAACAGGACTGTGGCAGCTCGACGCGGGCGCCTCCACCGTCGCCCTGAAGCACAAGGCGATGTGGGGCCTGGTCGCTGCCAAGGGTGTCTTCACCACCGTCAGCGGCGGGGGCGAGGTGGCCGCCGACGGAACCGTCACCGGCACCCTGGTCCTGGACGCTGCCTCCATCGACACCAAGAACGCCAAGCGGGACACGCACCTGCGCAGCGCGGACTTCTTCGACGTCGAGAAGTACCCCGAGATCACCTTCGCTGTGCACGCCGCCGAACTCGGCGCCGACAGGGTGGTGAAGGTGTCCGGCCAGCTGACGGTGCACGGCATCAGCCGCCCGCAGAACTTCACCGCTCGCCTGAGCCAGGTGGACGCGGACGCCGTCACCCTGGATGCCACATTCACCGTGGACCGGAACGAGTTCGGGATCACCCTGAACCAGCTCGGCATGATGGGCGGCCTGACGGCGATCACCACCACGCTCCGCTTCACGCGCACGGTCGCCTGAGGCGTTGGCTGACGCCACGTCAGGGAGCCTTTTTGTGGCCGGCTTTGCGTGATGAAGTGAACTTCCCTGCGGGCGACGGGAGTTCGTAGGCCACCGTGGCGTCGGCGCGGACTCCGCGGAGGGCCGGGGGGCGGGGGCCCTTCGCGATCATCCAGTACGGCTCCATGCGTGTCGGCGGTCCATGTGAAGTGGTGGCCGAGGGCGCCGCCTTGGGTGTTGTCGATCTCAAGTGGCGTGAGTGACACGGCAGTTGTAGAGGTTCGGCGGGCCGACGTGACCCAGATGTACAGCGGGGGCGTCGTCCCCGTCGCCGCAACTGTCGTACGCGCCAGGAGCCGGGACGACGATCAGTACGACCGCGGTGAGCCGACGCGGTGAGCTGACGCGGTGATCCGGGTCGGTGATCCGGGTCGGCCATGCGGGTCGGCCGCCGGTGCGCTCCCGCCGGCGGGCCGGGTGCGGCTGCCAGGCACGGGCGAACTCCGACGGAAGCGCGGTGCCGCGGCAGCCATCCCAGCGGTGCCATCAACAGGCAGTGGCCGTCCTTGGACCGCATCGCCGGGAAGAGAACCGACCGGGGCAGCGCGGTAGCACCGCCGCCGCTGTCAGCATGCTCGCGTGCACATACCGCGAGCCGATCGCTGCCGTCCGCGAGGCACAGCGACACGCGCACCGAGCCCACCCCGCTGATCACCTTCATCGCCGCCGAGCAAGCGGTTTCGCAACGCAATCGGGGCTGGTGAGCGGGGTGCGCCTGGACGTGAAGATTCCGGTGTGGCCGCGGCTGGGAAGCCGCTGCGCGGCACCGGAGACGGTGGCGGTCCGTGTCGCTGTTGGGCTGAACGGGTGACTTGGCGTAAGAATGGCTGGTGCAGGCATTGAAGGCGAGTCAGTTCGGGGGGTGCCGGTGAACCGTTACGACGTCACCGATGAACAGTGGGAAGGGCTCGCTCAGGTTGTTCCGCTGCGGGGCCGGGACGCGTGGCCGTCGGCGGTGAGCCATCGCTCGCTCCCCGACGCGGAGACCGAGACCCGGCGCCGTTTCGTCGTGCTGCGGGTCAACGTCTTCGCGGACGCCCGCGAGGTCGCCGAGACGCTGATGGCGGGCATTCCGGTGCTGCTCGACCTGACGGGCGCGGAGACCGATACCGCCAAGCGGGTCCTGGACTTCTCCACCGGAGTCGTCTTCGGCCTGGCCAGCGGCATGCACCGGGTCGACCGCAACGTCTTCCTGCTGACCCCACCGGGCACCGAGGTCAGCGGAATCATGGAGGGGGCTGGGGTACCCGGAGTCTGAGCGGCCCTGCGGCGTCGAGCGACCGCACCGAGCGCGGCGCTCGGCGACACCCGGCCCATCGGCTCACCCGGCCCATCGGCTCGCGCGGCTCGCGCCGCTCACGTCGCCCTTGCCGTTTGTCGCGCTCCGCGACGATCGTAGGGGGCGTCGCGGTCGCTCGATCGTAGGAAGCTTTTCGGGGCGGAACGGTTCGTCTGGTGGCGGAGTCCTACGGTCCGGATATGCCCTCGCCGTTTACCTCTTCCGCTGCCTCCTCCTCACCCTTACCCCACCCTGCGTCCGACGGGCCGCCGCCCGGGGACGTCTCCCGCACCGTGCCCGCGCAGGCGCCGTCCGTGGCGGAGCGACATGTTCCGTCCCCCGCGCCGGGTCCCCGTACGGCGTCCGCCGGGGTGCGGTACGTCCGGCCCTGCGTCACCGAACTGCGGCTCTCGGCCTTCGCGGGGCATCGGCGGGCCCGGTTTCCGCTGGGGGCGGTCACGCTGTTCGTCGGGGCCAGTGGGAGCGGCAAGAGCAGCGCGCTGCGGGCGTACGAGGCGCTGGCGCGGCTGGGGGGAGGGGCCCCGCTGGGTGAGGTGTTCGCCGACCCGGCCGCGTGTGTGCCGCAGGGGGCGCGGCCCGATGCCCAGCGTCGTCGGGGGTTCCGTATCGGATGCACGGCCGACGGGCCCGGCGGCCCCGTTCTGCTCGACGTCGCCGTGCAGGCCGAACCCGAGCTGCGCATCGTGGGGGAGCGGCTGAGCGCGGCGGGTGTCGTGCTGCTGGAGACGGCGCTGCGCGATCCCGGGCGCCGCACGGTACAGGCCGCCTGGCACACCGGCGGCTCCGCGCCGGTGACGCGCGCCCCGCTGCCCGACGACCGGCTCGGCACCGCCCTGCTGCCGCTGCGCGTGGCCGGCAAGACCGACGGACAGCGGCAGGTGCTCGCCGCCGCGGAACAGATGGTCGTCGCCCTGCGGTCCGTCTTCGCCTGCGATCCGCAGCCCGACTGGATGGGGGGCCCCGTCCCCACCGGCTCCGGCCGACTGCTCGCCGGCTGCGACAATCTCGCCGACGTCCTCTGGCGCACCCGCGAGGAGTGCGGACGGCGGCACGCGCAACTGGTGGCCGCGCTGTCCGCCGGATCCACCGGGCCGGTCGTGGACCTGCGCGCCGAACCGCTGGCCGACGGCACGGTCCGCGCACTGCTCCACCGCGCCGACGGCAGTCGTACGGAACTCGCCCGGCTGGGATACGGCGAGCTGCGCTACGTCGCCCTCGCACTGGTGCTGCTCACCGGGCCGGGCGTCCTCGACGTGGACCCGGCCGGCGAGGTGCCCGCCGCGATGCAGACCCTCACCCTGCTCGCGGACGGCCTCGACCGTGGCCTCGACGTACGACAGCGCGCCGAACTGCTGCGGCTGGCGGTGCGGATGGCCGAGCGCGGGCACATCCGCTGCGTCGGCGCGGTCGGCGACGGGTACGGGGCCACCCGGACGGAGGGAGTGACGGTGGTACACCTGGGTCCGTGACAGAACAACACCTCGACGTGGCGAAGCTCCAGCGCAGACTCGCCGAGTTCGCGGCCGCGCGGAACTGGCAGCCCTTCCACACCCCGAAGAACCTCGTCGCCGCGCTCAGCGTGGAGGCGTCCGAACTGGTCGAGATCTTCCAGTGGTTGACGCCGGAGGAGTCGGCGCGCGTGATGGAGGACCCGGAGACCGCCCACCGGGTGACGGACGAGGTCGCCGACGTGCTCGCCTATCTGCTCCAGCTGTGCGAAGTGCTCGGTGTCGATCCGCTGGCGGCGCTGAACGCGAAGATCGACCGCAACGAGCACAGGTTCCCGGCGCCGTAGCGGTGACACAGCGCGGTGGCCTAGCGGTGGCGTAGCGGTGCCGGGGCGGTACCTCGAAGGTGAGCCGAGCAGTCCGTTTTCACTCTCCGCAGTCGAAGGGCGGACCGAAATCGATTTGTTGTCCACAGATTTCGGTCTTCCTCTGGCTTTTCGCCCCATAGACCCTCACTCTGGGTAGTGGACCGGTGGACACGGGTGTTCGGGCGGACGTGCGGCAGCACGTCGGGGCAGACGGGGGCAGCGCATGGACGCGGTGCGGCTCATCCTGACGAGCAGGCGCGCGCTCGCGGGCGGCGGCGAAGGAGCGGGGATTCTCGCGGAGGTGTGGCAGGCGCAGGCCCTGGCGCAGGCGATCGGCAGTCGCCTCGCCGTCTCGGGCCCGCCCGAACTGCGTGGCGAGGCGCTGGGGCTGACCGAGCTGGCGGGCAGAGGCTGCGGTGTGCTGGGCGCGCCGGACCTCGACCCCGGGGACCTGCTCG
The sequence above is a segment of the Streptomyces asoensis genome. Coding sequences within it:
- a CDS encoding LmeA family phospholipid-binding protein, which gives rise to MYRPTYEAGASYDTTEAPRTRRRRRPAATTIALAALLTLILVPTTVDRLVTARVESRTAKAFQEGMDTPARPEVHVRGFPVLTQVASGTLRRVDITAHDIPADGSARPLPLSELDLRLDGLTRSDDGSEARARSAAATARLSYPDVSDALGLEVSQGKGPGRISADILLPLGGGKITVTTTVSAASGNRIAFDDFRVEGGALPAVGEAVLDKVFEQPIQLRNLPDGLSLRSVTTTATGLDARFTGRSVTFRPDEALSDQNL
- a CDS encoding MFS transporter, producing MPFPVNTPVEKMTGPYAKRWSALIVLCLSLLIVVMANTSLIVAAPDMTTDLGLSSSDLQWVIDGYTVPYAALMLVLGSIGDKYSRRGALVTGLLVFAGGSVMGSLVDQTALVITARAIMGVGAAVVMPATLSLLVAIFPRRERAKAITAWTATSGLAIAVGPLVAGWLLQDHAWGSTFLINVPIAVVAVVGALALIPPSKAAGMGRIDYVGGLLSIVSVGSLVYATIEGPHFGWGAGPIAAAVVAGVGMVGFVAWELRHPHPMLDVRKFRLRPFSGSMLAVLFFFFGTFGAIYYSTQFLQFVLNYDALETGVRLLPLAGAVFVGAAVTGRLTPKLGVRAMVVSGMVIGTVGVFLLTRVDTGSTYTDFLAPMMMLGFAIGLSVSPATDTIMGSFPESELGVGGGANDTALELGGSLGIAILGSLLGTAYRDELTDLVGGNLPAAALETAKDSVGGGLAVAEQVAKDPAGGAQQAQALVEAVHEAFAHGVAQTSLVGGIIMAAGTLIVFAVLPGRKASADTERSQRSEGSEGSGEVAAAEEYSDASR
- a CDS encoding MarR family winged helix-turn-helix transcriptional regulator produces the protein MADSPEHPVDLPACPSVQGAGAGLLPPELRGWMLLLAATGAVEQRLRSVVKERLDVSHDEFLVLCLLAEQPQGGLRMTRVAELLGRPKTRLTYQIACLQHAGLVTRRSVCEDKRGIEVALTDKARDLLREASGALAETVTGALAHVMGPEQCAAMSGLIPKAATATEPQPEPGREHATVSD
- a CDS encoding YceI family protein, translating into MTVAVETGLWQLDAGASTVALKHKAMWGLVAAKGVFTTVSGGGEVAADGTVTGTLVLDAASIDTKNAKRDTHLRSADFFDVEKYPEITFAVHAAELGADRVVKVSGQLTVHGISRPQNFTARLSQVDADAVTLDATFTVDRNEFGITLNQLGMMGGLTAITTTLRFTRTVA
- a CDS encoding cell division protein SepF; translated protein: MNRYDVTDEQWEGLAQVVPLRGRDAWPSAVSHRSLPDAETETRRRFVVLRVNVFADAREVAETLMAGIPVLLDLTGAETDTAKRVLDFSTGVVFGLASGMHRVDRNVFLLTPPGTEVSGIMEGAGVPGV
- a CDS encoding ATP-binding protein, which gives rise to MAERHVPSPAPGPRTASAGVRYVRPCVTELRLSAFAGHRRARFPLGAVTLFVGASGSGKSSALRAYEALARLGGGAPLGEVFADPAACVPQGARPDAQRRRGFRIGCTADGPGGPVLLDVAVQAEPELRIVGERLSAAGVVLLETALRDPGRRTVQAAWHTGGSAPVTRAPLPDDRLGTALLPLRVAGKTDGQRQVLAAAEQMVVALRSVFACDPQPDWMGGPVPTGSGRLLAGCDNLADVLWRTREECGRRHAQLVAALSAGSTGPVVDLRAEPLADGTVRALLHRADGSRTELARLGYGELRYVALALVLLTGPGVLDVDPAGEVPAAMQTLTLLADGLDRGLDVRQRAELLRLAVRMAERGHIRCVGAVGDGYGATRTEGVTVVHLGP
- a CDS encoding nucleotide pyrophosphohydrolase; its protein translation is MTEQHLDVAKLQRRLAEFAAARNWQPFHTPKNLVAALSVEASELVEIFQWLTPEESARVMEDPETAHRVTDEVADVLAYLLQLCEVLGVDPLAALNAKIDRNEHRFPAP